Part of the Mauremys mutica isolate MM-2020 ecotype Southern chromosome 1, ASM2049712v1, whole genome shotgun sequence genome is shown below.
cacaggttgactgtgtgttgtttgAAGAAATATATAACATCACTAGAATGggttttatgctacatattccATGTAATGTATCTCtgtaaaggtcatgatctgctgaatctattaatcctatctgtatgcatgtgtcatttctaTATTCAtggttatgaatattggctgcatacttgtttgatGCTAAGTAGGCTGTAGGGAAACAGTTGGTCTggttcctgagaaaagactattctcggTAAGTGCCCCATCAAGGTACACtgaagccaacaatgaactcggAGACACCAACCCACATCTGGGCTTTCCCAGGactgtggcttggctggtaagtaactcagtcatgcatggacatgtgattcgcccaggtgactccaatactccatcttggagctggactttgcataggagagaggagggaatcTACactcacaagagaaagtctatttaagcccaggggagacctcaccattttgtcttcagctggctaatgagagagcctctccacctccaaggatacctgaaagaaccTGGAACAAAGGagagtgactgcaaggggtgggagtgattgctgaacccagacaaacaggtgattagtctgtaaaaggagcaTTCTGGGACTGGTGAGGAATTTAACTCTATTCAGCTGGATTAGACATAGACTGgcgtgatttattttattttactgggtaattcactttgttctgtctctcACTACTTGGAagcacttaaatcccactttctgtatttaataaaattactttttacttattaattaacccagagtctgtattaatacctggggggagggggcatacagctgtgcatttctctctatcagtgttatagagggtgaacaatttatgagtttaccctgtataagctttatacagggaaaaacagatttatttgggtttagaccccattgggagttgggcatctgagtgttagagacaggaacacttctatgagctgctttcagttaagtctgcagctttggggcaagtaattcagaccctgtaattaataaatctggtttatattgttttccttaatacAGGATGCTGTTTGAAACGTacaagggaaatctgctcaggctggtgcattgtcctctccacattgagggaggggcagactgggtaataaactgatactggtcaggcttttggccagggcaagacggaacagctcttgggtcctaggctggggagctgcgggggaactggctggagcctctctattgtactttcatgtaactgcagctaggtgtgtccctgtctgtgtgtggctgtgtaagtgcaagacctgCAGAGGTTTACAGCTTGTCACAGTCTCACAGTgtgagagcagcaaagagtcctgtggcaccttatagactaaggcctggtctacactaaaaagggggttcgaattagggtacacaaattcagctacgtgacgTCCAGACGCGGCacggtcgaactccgcggctcccccgtcagctccgccaccaccgtttgcagtggtggagtaccggagttgaccgcagcgcttccggagttcgaactatcgtgtctagatcaggcgcgatagttcgaactccgagaagtcgaactcaccatgTCGACCCAgccggtaagtgtaaacctaccctaacagacatattggagcatgagctttcatgggtgaatacccacttcttcagatacacccacgaaagctcatgctccaatacgtgtgttagtctataaggtgccacaggactctttgctgcttttacagatccagactaacacggctacccctctgatacttgacagtgtGAGGGGGCCCAGATTGGTTTGCCAGAGAGTTCGGCGTTTCCGAGTTCCATGTTGAATCGTAGGGAATTGCTTTCCCTCCTCCTGTGAACAGGCCCTGCAAGACTGGGAGTCCATTTCCTTGTTGTCATGTGGTCACTTACTGACAGAGACCCTGGTTATGGAAGGGAAGTCAGGACACTTGAGTTCTGTCAGCCCgtgtctgtgtgaccttggacaagtcatttctccccgtgcctcagtttattCCTCAGTGAAATGGGGATGGTTCATAGTGACATTCATTTCCTAAGTTTTGAAGATCTAtcaatgaaaggtgctgcacagtatAATGATAGCTACTAATGAGAAGTACTGATCTGTGATCCCTTAGCGACAGCTCCATGTGTTTGCTGTAAGTGCTTGTGTCTCCTCTTAGTCAACTTTCTCCAAATCTCTctgtctactatctacccatctATCCAGAGAATTTACAGGACATCAGATCCTCTGGAGAGTTGGGCGTTATGCCTAATTTTCTTTCTCAtaaactataatttttaaatacatacacacaaacgaacagagcagccaattcctctctgactcagcgcagagcccaggagttctcatcttcctttgggaaggttccttaattactgtttacttctaaagctggataattagACCAAAGTGGAGACATGCTTCTCTACAGCCTGTTTACATTCAGATGCTCCCTTGTCCTCTAGAGTCTGAGCAAAACCCCCTGGAATTACACAGTGCTATATTATAAACTGTGCACCAAGTGTGTTGGCTCTCGGCGtcagatgctgctgcagatgctggattCAGAGAGGTGTCGGTCACAgatacctgagggggattcccagggaggACACTTCCATCTCGTaattcacaggtaccatctcttgctgaggagctcaccctTCTGCAACGTGGGTGTGGtgggatagagagtaagtctgTGTCCTTTCCACTCTGCACAACCATGAAACATCCCAAGGCCATTGCCATAAGTGATGAGTTTGCTAAAGAATCACTGGTCAAattgtcactgatttctgtgcatcGCTGCTCATCCTGCCTGATGGACTCCGGCCCCACGGAGGTGtatttcagtggcacagtgaatCCTTCAGGAAGAAATATGTTAGTAGATGTGCAAAACAAATTCTGAGACCACGGCCTGTACTTTGCTCAGACCTCAgtgaggcaaaactccccttgtaGCAAGAACCGCGTACAGATGTCAGGAGCCAActgtgtgttaatgcacagacactgtcactccctcctcttgcatttcagaGCTCTGTCTATTAATGAGCCAAAGGGACAGGGTCTGTTCCTtgacttttatctgctggaaagcttggaggtgctagggctcctctatagaaaaataattaaaatttttcAACATGGATAACAGATATTTCTCCTAGCTTCATTCGAGAAGTTGGCTGAACTGTTATGCCTGAAActtcaaaaaaaacaacaacaacaaaaaaacaacatttttttaaaagtagacaCCCAATATGTGATATTTCAGAACAAACTCCAAAAATTTGGCAAATTTAGAAGCAACTGGAAATGAAGTCTTCTAATGGAAGGACTCAGACCACCTTAACTACAGGTGATGCCAGCAGGACCACCTACAATGGACAATCCGTTTGTGAATCCCAATCTTCTATGCTCCTTGTTCCAATAATGTTGGTAacaaggagttctacaggccaaataggaattatggtagcaattaccttttctcaatgttatatgttcagactttcaatttaactaaatgtttccttgttcatgttatgagacacattaaatataaatgcctggcctactttctttatcaatagatctatagagtttaaggtcagaagggaccatttgatcatccagtctgaccaccTGTAAAACACGGGcccattaaatttcactcagttacctcTGGATTGAGCCGAAAGATGAGTGTGTGACTAAGGccgggtctacactaggattttacatcatagaATGATACAGCCATAGAGTTATAAGGGAACGTGAAGGACAGCTAGTCTATCCCctgacaagatgcaggatttgtttcgTGTTAGTCATCTAAGATTGATGGCTATTCACACGtctttggaaaacctccacagAAGGAGCTCACATGACTTCCCTGAGAGTCTGTTCCATTGGCCTCCTGTATAcaaagttaggaagattttccttgtatttaatttaaatctgctagGCTGaaatttgaacccattgcctcttgtcctgcccgtCTGTGGTAAGACAGAAAAACCTGTCAAGTATGTCCCTGGTCTTACGCTTGCTCCTaaggtatttgtagaatgttttcttgttacccttttgtCTCTAGTTATTTTGATCTTTTGTgctttggcttttctaattttgcccCTACATACATGTGTTATTTCCTAATATTTCTCCTTTGTAATGTGaccttgtttccactttttgtaggatccttttttaatttttagatcattcaagatctcctggttaagtcaTTGCGGTCTCTTGCCATacatcctatctttcctatgcagggggatagtttgctcttgtgcccttactaatgtctctctgaaaaaatacctgtcttctattgtttttccccttagacttgcttcccatgagaTCTTGCCTACTAACTCCCTGATTTTACCTAGCAACTGTCAGAGTTTGctcaagtctgccttcttgaaatccattgcctttatattgctgttctccctcctaccattccttagaatcagaaactctatcatttcatggtcATTTcccccaagttgccttccactttcaaattatcaaccagttcctccttatatttcaaaatcaagtctagaacagcctctctccaGGTAGGTTTCTCCAGCTTCTGGAACAAAAAATGTCTCCAATATATTCCAAGAACTGCCCTGATGTAGACAGCATGAGATGAATTCTACCACCTCTCGGGTATTACCTGTGCTGAGGGGAGTACCCGTCCATCTGTGTAAGAAGTGTCTATATTGAAGCACTATGGCAGCACGGCtttagcattttaagtgtaaacaacTCTTCAAGCCGatcttcaagaaaaaaaataaacatccagtctggatctgccaACATCTGCACCCTCTCCAAGTTTTTAACATCTTTGTTTAAATGTGCACGctagaactggatgcagtttatTTCACCAATCATAcgtgcagaggtaaaatcctttccctgctccaactcaccaacTCAGTATTTTCCACTACTAAATCAAAAGCCTCTGAGAAATCAAGAGTTGCATCAGTGTTGATCGCCTGATCCACCAAATGTGTACCCTTGATTAACCAATGTGTACTCTCATAAAAGGatgaaatcaggtttatttgaCAAGATCTGTTTAAGTTAAACCCTGTTGGTGACTGGCATTACTTAAATATCTAGACTTTTTTAACTAATCCCATACTATCAATGATCCATTGTTTCTTAAACTTGTCAATTATTTTATAAATTATAAAAAATCCCCTTTCCtcttatattttaatattttacatttaacacacTAATTGACATAAATCTTTCCATGGATTTCTCTTGTTCTAAATATTTTAATAGACTCCTTTTTCTGATCCATAGCCCTGCAAACATGGAGTTTCCCCTAATGTCTTAAcgttccttatcaattttcttaACTTCTGATTTCTGTTGCTGGCCagctattttccctttttcctcttttttacatattgcttccctccctctaattGTTGCCTTCACTTTACCACTAAACTGAGTTTTTACCCAAAGTTGTTCACTTTGTTGACTCTGGAATTGTGAGTTTTCTGATATCTGATAAAACGTTATCAAAGAATTACCaatattcattcatatttttctgcctacatttttcctcccaatcagtttTGCTGACAATTTTCCTCATCTTTAGGGAATTAGTCCTCTTGGAGCACTAAGTGTCTATCAATAGTATTGGGTGGGAACTGTCCATTTGAATGTAAAtcaatttccttttttattttcctctcctatatCATATGCTCTCTTCTTTGTCTGTTGTGTAACCTAAAGAGTCCCAGACTTTTCTATATGTTTGCATATGGCAGCCTCCCCCATTCTCAGAGCCTGTCTTCGAAATCCCTTTTATATATGCTATACCCTTAATAGAGACCAAGTGATCAAACACATTCCTGAACATGTTATTCAGCGTCCGATATCTTAGGGATCTGAACATTGCTTTTGTTTTATCCACTGCTGAGAATGTGCAGGTGTTTCTCCTGAACTGCTATCAATGGCGCCAAGGTCTTTCCCCTGAGGTATgttctagttgggatgtttctcACAGCACATATCTTTGCAAaattttcagtgtgtgaagagagagcaatctgcttctcccatgagaacagcctccactACTGCATGCGGTCTCTCATATTAACGTTGTCTCTCCATTCAGGCATTTCTACTGCGACTATCACCCGAGAGCCTGGGAAGACACAGAAAGTCAGGGGAGCATATGGTAAATACAGAAGACACCCTtatgcctcagagttggacacttTCTCCCCTACATCATGTCAGATTCGAacacaaccgacttcaccaacccctccaccttcatcctactTGGAATTCCTGGCCTAGAGGCAGCCAATATGTGGATCTCCATCCCAttctgcaccatgtacgccatagccatcttggggaacttcaccatcctgttcatcgtgaagagggagcagagcctccatgggcccatgtactatttcctctgcatgctggctgtcagcGACCTTGTCATGTCCACAGCCACCGTACCCAaactgctgagcatcttctggttcaattccagggagatcagtttcagtgcctgcctcacccagatgtatttTGTTCACTCCCTCTCAGGGATGGAGTCTGGAatcctcgtggccatggcttttgatcgctacgtggccatctgcaatcctctgagacattccaccatcctgacaaactctGTTGTGGCCAAGATAGGCCTGGCTGTGGTGCTGCGCAGTGGCATACTCGCATTACCCTATCCCTTCCTGGTGAggcggtggccatattgcagaaccaacatcatcccacACTTCTATTGTCAGCATATAtctgtggtgaagctggcctgcacTGACATCCgcatcagtagttactatggcctgTTTGATCTTCTCTCTGTGATCGGAatggatgtgttttttatcgccgtgtcctatacacagatcctcagggccatcttccgcctccccacaaaggatgcccggctcaaaacttttgggacctgcatctctcatctttgtgccatctcagCTTTGTATGTCCCAGATTTATTCTCCTTTCTCATGCTGCggtttggccacaatgtgccACTGTATGTCCTCGTTCTCATTACCGGTGTGTACCACATGGTGCCACCTGTGCTGCACCCCATCAtttatggggtgaggaccaaacagatccggggcaggctgctccagctgtTTACTCATAAAGGGGCCTAAGGTattctcctggtgctctggctctgAGACTGAGAtccgtgcagagctgcctggtgcATGGTGCCAGggcctcttccctgaatcacttcCTGGACAGACACATTAAACCCTTCCCTgtccttactgtgctgtgtcaatgtGATGAACTGGGGAATCAGTCTATGCACACTACACTGGGTGGCCACCTTTCTAATCCGTGGTAGATGGATCCCTGGAATTACAATCTTACCCCATCTCTTCTGTCAAGTCTTGGCCCTGCTGTGTGTCTTCTCCCCAATGCCCTGCCCACGTCTCTTgttcctctcttcccttcccattGTCAATTGCAACATAGTCATCTCTAAAACCAATATGTTCTCACCTCTTGTGGCACGTTACTTAAGGGACACAGGTTAGTGTTAAAATTTTAATGTTTATTCTTAATTTGTTAGtaactctgtggagagagagaccacatcaggactcctggctgacaaagccctggctgggatgatttagtttggaataggttctgctttgagcagcgggttggactagatacctcctgaggtcccttccagccctgatattctgtgattctatcatACCTGGGATCTATCTGAGTTCTGGGAGAGGGGCGGGTTATAGTGGGTTGCAGCAGGAGGCAGATACATCTTGGGTCTAAATGAGAAGATCAGAATGGCTGTTCCGGGTAACACCAacggtccatgtagcccagtagcctgtcttctgacagtgcccagtgccaggtgcttcagagggattgAACAGAACATGACAATCAGCCTGTGATTCATGTGGAGCAGCTTGGCAGAAGGGGGCAGAATCCCCTAGTCTGGGCTGTCTCAGATTCATCTGGCAGGAGTTCAAGACTGCAGCCCCAGTAGaagctgctggaggaggggaagagcccCGGCTGGAACGGCAGAAGAATATGTCATTTCTGGCTGCCCTGAGCCCTAACGGCTGCCacagagtggaggtggggggagaagccCTACTCACTGCTGTCCTCTCTATCTTCCATACTGCTGCCAACCAGGGGTTGTCTCATTTCCCCTGTCCTTAGATGAACCTCAGGGGGTGGTTTTTTGTCTCCCCTCCCAGACCCTTTAGGGGCTGCtcacttccctcctctccctcacCCGTTCTGGAGATAAAGGCAGGTTCACGTCACCACTGGTATAGTCGTCGCACCGGTGGTCTGCTCCCTCTATGCTCATTTCCATGGGCTACAGGATCATAACAGGGGCCTCGCCAGAGGATCATCATAGGTCCACTACATCATCCCACACTGTTCTGCAGGATGAGCTTCACCATTTTCTGGTGGACACCTGCGATTTGAAGGGTAAGGTGAAGCTCCCTCTCCAACGTTGGAGAGACGTCCATCTTGTCTTCTGGGCCACGAGGGCTGTTTTGGAGGAGTGGCGGGGGATGGTgtagacgatggtgtagagaggaggggtttcgATTTATTAGGATCTGGGTAAACTGTTGAGATAGGGGGAGcctgtacaggaaggatgggctccacctaaaccaaagtggatccagacttcTGGCACTTAACAATAAAAcatttgcagagcagtttttaaactaagagatgagGGGGAAAGCCAACGGCTGCAGCGGAGGACATGGATACGACAGAGACTTCttttagaggagagtctattgatagagattgtGTAGGTTCTAATcaagaggagaggatggaagaggataaactatgggccagatcagatgggaaatatttacataaaaaagaatctgacac
Proteins encoded:
- the LOC123363296 gene encoding olfactory receptor 52E4-like; amino-acid sequence: MSDSNTTDFTNPSTFILLGIPGLEAANMWISIPFCTMYAIAILGNFTILFIVKREQSLHGPMYYFLCMLAVSDLVMSTATVPKLLSIFWFNSREISFSACLTQMYFVHSLSGMESGILVAMAFDRYVAICNPLRHSTILTNSVVAKIGLAVVLRSGILALPYPFLVRRWPYCRTNIIPHFYCQHISVVKLACTDIRISSYYGLFDLLSVIGMDVFFIAVSYTQILRAIFRLPTKDARLKTFGTCISHLCAISALYVPDLFSFLMLRFGHNVPLYVLVLITGVYHMVPPVLHPIIYGVRTKQIRGRLLQLFTHKGA